The following are encoded in a window of Telmatobacter sp. DSM 110680 genomic DNA:
- a CDS encoding cytochrome c, whose amino-acid sequence MTKTIRSMAVLAATVCLAGSMGFAQAGEAVYKANCQSCHGSTGTPSAGIAKMMDVKPASEYKSSEKEQIDAVAKGKNKMKAMSPKLTDAQIKDAVDYFRTLK is encoded by the coding sequence ATGACGAAGACGATTCGATCGATGGCGGTGCTGGCTGCGACAGTGTGTCTGGCTGGCTCCATGGGCTTCGCTCAAGCGGGTGAAGCGGTCTACAAGGCAAATTGCCAGAGCTGTCACGGCAGCACCGGAACACCGAGCGCCGGTATTGCCAAGATGATGGATGTGAAGCCTGCTTCCGAATACAAGAGCAGCGAAAAGGAACAGATTGACGCCGTCGCGAAAGGGAAGAACAAGATGAAGGCTATGTCTCCTAAACTCACCGACGCGCAGATCAAGGACGCAGTCGATTATTTCCGCACCTTGAAATAG
- a CDS encoding cytochrome c, with amino-acid sequence MSNFTRNVVAAITVLVLAGTVSFAQSSGEATYKAKCQMCHGEKGLADSGAGKAMKVKPATDPDVKKLSEAQMIDAVHNGMGKMQAYKDKLTDAQIKDAVEYFRTFAK; translated from the coding sequence ATGAGCAATTTCACTCGCAATGTGGTGGCGGCAATCACAGTTCTCGTCCTTGCCGGCACAGTGAGCTTCGCGCAATCTTCAGGCGAAGCGACGTACAAGGCAAAATGCCAGATGTGTCATGGGGAAAAGGGTTTGGCAGATTCGGGCGCGGGCAAAGCTATGAAGGTAAAGCCAGCGACGGACCCTGATGTTAAGAAGTTGAGCGAGGCGCAAATGATTGACGCGGTCCATAATGGCATGGGCAAGATGCAGGCCTACAAGGATAAGTTGACCGACGCGCAAATCAAGGATGCAGTCGAGTACTTCCGCACATTTGCAAAGTAG